The DNA window CGGAATCCCCGGAGGTCGCCGCCTCCGAGGCGAAGGACTCCGGAACCGAGGTGGCGCCGTTCGACGAGGCGCGCTCCCGGGAGTACTTCGCCGTACTGCCGGACACCGTCTCCCCCGACACGGCGGACGAGGTGCGCGAGCTCCCCGGCGTGGAGTCCATGACGAGGGTGGACGCGGCACGGGTGGAGGTCGAGGGCGAACAGACCTCGATGCTGGGAGTCGACCCGTCCCGGTTCCGCAACTACGCGCCCAGGCCCTCGGCGACCTCGGACGAGGTCTGGCAGGGCATCGCCGACGGCGGGGTGGCGCTCTCCGACGAGGCGGGAAAACAGCGCGAGCTGGACGTCGGTAGCGAGGTCAGTATCGCCGGAGGGAACGGTACGGACACCAGGGAGGTGTGGACGCACGCGACCTCCGGAGTGGCCGGGATCGACGCCCTGGTCTCCCGGGACACCGCCGACGACCTCGGTTTCCCGGAGGGGAACGGTCTGGTGCTCTCCGCGCCCGACGCGGACCTGTGGGAACTGTACGAGCAGTTGGGCGACACGCTGGGTGAGGACGCCTCGCTGCAACTGTTGGCCGACGACCCCGACCCGCGTCCGGAGGGCACTGGTGGCGAACCGGTCACCGACTCCGCGGTGGAGGGGATGGTATCCGCCGCGCAGTCCCAACGCGGTGTTCCCTACGTCTGGGGCGGAGAGACCCCCGGCGAGGGGTTCGACTGCTCCGGGCTGGTGCAGTGGGCGTTCGCCCAGGCGGGAGTGTCGGTTCCCCGCGTGACCCACGACCAGTGGTACGCGGGGGAGAGGATCGAGTACGCCGACGCCCAGCGGGGCGACCTGATCTTCTGGCGCACCGACCCCACCGCGCCGGACTACATATCGCACGTGGCGATCTACCTGGGTGACGGGAAGATGCTCGAGGCACCGCAGACGGGGCTCGATGTCCGGGTCACCGACGTGCGGATGGAGAGCATGGCCGGCGTGGTCCGGGTGCACACCGGGTAACGGGAGCCAGCTGCCCCGTGGCGTGTCCGGGGCTCCGCGCCGTCGAAGCGACTTCTGCCCGCCGCCCGGCGAAGCGGGACGGCCAGTAGAGCGGCATCCCGCCACTGGTGCGGGCGGCAGGAAGTCCCTGATCCGTTCCTGGAAGGACCGGCTCGCCCCGCGCTCGCGCGCGGCGACGCCGGGGTGGGACGCGCGGCGCAGGCCGCCCGGAGCGCGGACAGGGAGAAAAAAAGAGGCCGCGCCGCGCCGGCACGGCCCCTTTGCTCCTGACCTTCACGGCCAGCCGGGAGGGGAGGGCTGGCACTCGGCAGGAGGGGGACAGGGCGTATCGCTGAAGGAGGGGAGGCAGCGACACCGGCCCTGCATATGGCTATTCGATTATCGAACAGCGCCTCGGAAATCGAACACGGCTGCTGTCTGCCCCTAGGGAAACAGTGTGTGGCCGATTTTGCAAGGGCGCCTCGTCAACCACCGACGCGGAAGCGCGCCCTATTCTAGGGGAGGTCGGCGGTGACCTCCGCGGCGGCCGCGCGAACGCGCTCCCCCAGGTCCTGCCGGTTCGTCCCCCCGTCGTCCGTACCCTCCAGGTAGATGACCGCGATCGCGGCAACCCCTGTGGAGGTGGCGACGGGAGCCGCCACCGACGACATGCCGGGAAGTACCTCGCTGCGGGAGTAGGCCCATCCGCGCGCCCGCACCTCGCCGACCTCGGGGCGCTCGCTGTCGTTGGGAGGGAAGGCGGCCAGGACCGCCAACCCCGGCGCTCCCCGGTCCAGGGGGTGGCGCATCCCCGGAGCGTAGGTCACGTGCGCCACGGACTGCCGCGGCTCCACCGTGGCGAGGGTGACGGCCTCCTCCCCGCTGGGGATCACGAGGAAAGCCGTCATCCCGGTGTTCTCGGCAAGCGAGGACAGGGTGGGCAGGGCCGCGGACTGCAGGCCGTGCGAGACTCCGCGCGCCAGCATGGGGAGCCCCACTCCCAGTTCGTAGGCGCCGTCGGTGGTGCGGCTGAGCAGCCGGTGGTCCTCCAGCGTCCGCACGATCCGGTAGACGATCGAGCGGTGGACGTTCAGGCTCCGGGCCAGCTCGGCGACACTCATCGGCCGGCCGGCCGCCCGTAGCGCCTCCAGCGCCTGGATACCGCGTTCCAGGGTCTGGGAACGGGTGCCGGGGGATTCGGCGCGTGTGTCTCCGGCGGTTGTGCCGAGGCTATGCGTCAACGCGGATTCCTGTTCTCCCGATGGTCGTGTCGCATCTCCGGCGCGGCCGGCCGTGCGGGGGCTGTCGTCCCGTGCGCTTCCCCGCCGTGTTCAGTAAACGAATCGAGTGGTCAATAGTCGCACACTGCCGGGGGCGGCGCGAGGCCGCAAGGAGCGCGGACGTCCGTCCGGTGGTTTCGTTTCCACCGCGTGGCTCGCCGGGAGGGAGCCTCCCGCGGTGCCGGACTCTTCGGATGCGGCGTCCGGAGGGTGCGGATGGCGCCGCCGTGCTGGGAAAGGTCGTGGATGGGACGGTTCCGCGCGCTGCGATGGGAACTCTCCGTGTTCGGGTGTACACGTGTCGGGAGAGCATGTTGGCCGTCATCCCCTTGTCAGTGATCTGGGACACGTTTACGATGATCTAAATTCGAACAATTTATTCGATAATCGATTAGGGGCGTTGAGGAATGGCGAAACCGTTCGCGAGCTCCGCCGACCTGGACGAGAAACAGCAGAGCCTGGAGATTCTCGCTGACGGCGTGTACGCGTTGACGGCCGAGGGCGACCCCAACGTCGGAGCGATCGAGGGCGAGGACTTCCTCGTCTGCTTCGAGGCGTTGGCGACCCC is part of the Haloactinospora alba genome and encodes:
- a CDS encoding IclR family transcriptional regulator, with amino-acid sequence MTHSLGTTAGDTRAESPGTRSQTLERGIQALEALRAAGRPMSVAELARSLNVHRSIVYRIVRTLEDHRLLSRTTDGAYELGVGLPMLARGVSHGLQSAALPTLSSLAENTGMTAFLVIPSGEEAVTLATVEPRQSVAHVTYAPGMRHPLDRGAPGLAVLAAFPPNDSERPEVGEVRARGWAYSRSEVLPGMSSVAAPVATSTGVAAIAVIYLEGTDDGGTNRQDLGERVRAAAAEVTADLP
- a CDS encoding C40 family peptidase, whose translation is MRHRLRTCAGSTAAFAMAFTALGTPAWAQPEPEVPERPPVGEENSSPAAPSDTSPSGDGETESPEVAASEAKDSGTEVAPFDEARSREYFAVLPDTVSPDTADEVRELPGVESMTRVDAARVEVEGEQTSMLGVDPSRFRNYAPRPSATSDEVWQGIADGGVALSDEAGKQRELDVGSEVSIAGGNGTDTREVWTHATSGVAGIDALVSRDTADDLGFPEGNGLVLSAPDADLWELYEQLGDTLGEDASLQLLADDPDPRPEGTGGEPVTDSAVEGMVSAAQSQRGVPYVWGGETPGEGFDCSGLVQWAFAQAGVSVPRVTHDQWYAGERIEYADAQRGDLIFWRTDPTAPDYISHVAIYLGDGKMLEAPQTGLDVRVTDVRMESMAGVVRVHTG